The Actinomycetota bacterium DNA segment AACTCAAAATTCTGCGAACCAAACCCTGACGCAGCTCACGCTTGAGCACTTCGCGGTCGCTCGACATCGAGCGCATCGTCATCCACACGCTGTGGTTACTCATGAAACCTCAATCCTCTACGCAAGTTCGACGAGGTCCGCGTAGTCGGCATTCCAGTGGTCCTCATCGCCATCGGGCAGCAGCAGCACTCGTTCAGGATCCAGTGCGAACACTGCACCTGGATCATGCGTGACAAGCACCACCGCCCCCTCGAACGAACGTAATGCAGTGAGGACTTCTTCCCGACTTGCTGGATCAAGGTTGTTCGTGGGTTCATCTAGCAGCAGAACATTGGCACCCGAAACCACCAAGCAGGCCAAAGCCAGCCGAGTCTTCTCGCCACCGGAAAGCACAGCAGTGGGCTTGTCGACATCATCACCACTGAAAAGGAAGGATCCCAACACCGTGCGCTGCCTGGTGTCGTCCAGATCCGGCGAATTGCGCTTCATCATTTCAAGCACCGTGGCCGTGGGATCCAAAGTCTCGTGCTCCTGGGCGTAGTAGCCGATGACAGCACCATGCCCTGGCCGGACTTCACCAGTGTTCGGTACATCCACTTGAGCCAGAATGCGGAGCAGAGTTGTCTTTCCGGCACCATTCAGCCCAAGAATGACCACCCGCGAGCCGCGGTCGATGGCTAGGTCGACGTCGGTGAAGACCTCAAGTGATCCATAACTGCGCGAGAGCCCTTGGGCGGTAAGGGGAACGCGCCCGCAGGGCTTGGGTGTCGGGAACCGCAGCTTGGCGACCTTGTCGGACACCCGGGCGCCTTCAACTCCCTCGAGCAGGGCCTCAGCGCGGCGCAGCATGTTCTGTGCTGCAGTGGCCTTGGACGCCTTGGCGCGCATCCGGTTGGCTTGGAATTTCAAAGTCTCAGCCTGCTGCTCGGCATTGCGACGCTCGCGCTTGCGGCGGCGCTCATCTGTCTCGCGGGCAGTCTGATAGGCCTCCCAGCCCATTGTGTAGATGTCAATCTCACGCCGATTGGCATCCAGATGCCAGACCCGATTGACGGTGTCGGACAGGAGATCGGTGTCGTGGCTGATCACAATGAAGCCGCCGTCATAGTTCGACAGGAACTTGCGCAGCCAGCGAATGGAATCGGCATCCAAGTGGTTCGTCGGCTCATCGAGTAGCAGTACTTCGGCGCCGCTGAACAAAATGCGCGCTAACTCCACCCGCCGCCGCTGCCCACCAGAAAGAGTGCCCAGCGGCTGCCCCAGGATTCGATCATCCAGCCCGACTGAGGCCGCAATTGTCGCTGCCTGTGACTCGACCGCATAGCCTCCCAAGCCTTCAAATTCGGCCTCGGCGCGCGCGTAGCGAGCCACGATGCGATCGCGTTCATCAGGATCCGTGGTGTCCATCTGCATGGACGTCTCATGCATCCTGCGCAGCACATCCTGCAGACCTCGAGCACTGAGAATGCGATCCCTAGCCAATTCGAGCGGATCACCAGACCTCGGATCCTGCGGCAGGTATCCGACGCTGCCGGTTGCATGAACCGCGCCCTGTGCAGGCAGGGTCTCCCCTGCCAGGGCCTTGGTCAACGTCGTCTTACCGGCCCCGTTTCGGCCTACAAGACCAACGCGGTCACCTCGACCAATGCGAAAACTGGCCGGCCCGAGCAACAGTTGCGCACCTGCCCGCAATTCAATATCGGTAGCAACAATCATTCGTGAGCGTTCACACGTTGAACCCGAGCGAGCGCAGCATGTCGCGCCCATCGTCGGTGATCTTGTCTGGGCCCCACGGTGGCATCCACACCCAATTGATTCGGAAATCTGAAACGACTGGGGTCAGTGCAGCCCTCATCTGATCCTCGATGACATCGGTAAGCGGACAGGCTGCCGAGGTCAGCGTCATGTTGACGGTGGCAGTATTCGAGTCGTCCACGCTCACGCCGTAGATGAGGCCGAGATCAACGACATTGATGCCAAGCTCAGGGTCCACGACATCGCGCATGGCCTCCAGGACATCGTCCTCCGTGGCTACGTTCATCATCCCTCTCCTTCACTTAGCAAGCCGGCCTTGATTTCTGCGTCTTGAAGAGCCATCCAAGCCAAGAGCGCACACTTCACCCTTGCGGGAAACTTCGCAACTCCGGCAAATGCGACTGCATCGCCCAGAACTTCTTCATCGGGCTCGCTTTGACCCTGAGCGTGCATCAACTCGATGAAGGCCAATCGGGCCGCCTGACTATCGGCGACAGAATGACCGGTCAGCAATTCAGTCAGCACACTCGCGCTTGCCTGTGAGATAGAGCAGCCCTGGCCCTCGTAGCCGATTTCAAGTCCGCCATCGGCATTTTTCGAGACCTGGACAGTGATTTCGTCACCGCAAGTTGGGTTCACATGATGCGCACTGCCAAGAGGCTGCTCAAGTAATCCTCTGCCACGAGGGTGCTTGTAGTGATCAAGAATGATCTCTTGATACAGGGAATCCAATTCCATCACTTCACCCCGAAATAGGCCTGTGCGGCCACGATGCCCTCAAGTGCCGCATCAATGTCTGACTCATCGTTATAGATGTATGGCGAGATGCGCGTGGTTGAAGGCACACCGAAGCGACGACAAGTGGGCCATGCACAGTGGTGACCAACACGGACAGCCACTCCTCTGCTATCCAGTACTTGACCAACATCATGCGGATGTAAGCCTTCGACCACGAAGGAGATGGCGCTTCCGCGATCGACATTGGAGGTAGGTCCGATGACACGAACGCCATCAAGCTTGCTCAGGCCGTCGAGTGTATAGCCAGCCAATGCATGTTCGTGCGCCGCAACATTCACCATGCCGAGTTTGTCGAGGTATCGCACGGCAGCACTCAGCGCTACTGCCTGAGCGACAACGGGCGTGCCTGCTTCGAAGCGCTGCGGGGGCGCAGCAAAGGTGGTGGCGTCCATCTGCACCAGCTCGATCATCGAGCCGCCTGAAAGAAAGGGCGGCATCGAACTGAGCACATCAGCGGTTCCCCACAGGCAACCGATGCCGGTAGGGCCGAGCATCTTGTGGCCACTCCAGGCGAGCAGATCTGCGCCGACCTCATCGATGTTCACGGGCATATGCGGAATGGACTGGCAAGCGTCAACGACACCGATCGCTCCCACTTCGTGTGCTCGATCCATGATCAAACGCACGGGATTGACGGTGCCAAGGATGTTCGACTGGTGCACCACGCTGACGACGCGCGTAGTTTCGTCGATGATGTATTCGAGTCCACTCAAATCGAGGCGACCCTCCTCCGTCAAGGGAATCCAACGAAGGGTGGCGCCAGTCTTTCGGCACAGCTCCTGCCACGGCACCAGATTCGAGTGGTGCTCCATTTCAGTGACGACGACAGAATCCCCGGGCTTCAATACGAATCGCGGGTCAACCGAGGCGGCATCCCATTGGGCAATCGCCGTGGCGTTTGAGAATGCATAGGCCGCAAGGTTCAGGCCCTCGGTCGCATTCTTAGTGAAGACAAGATCGTGAGCTTGAGCGCCGACGAATTTCGCGATCGAACGGCGAGCCAGTTCGAAGGCTTCCGTTGCGGCCTCGGCCAGAGCATGCGCACCTCTGTGGACGGCCGCATTGGACTCTTCGTAGTACGACCGCTCAGCATCCAGAACGCACAGAGGCTTCTGCGAGGTTGCGCCACTATCCAGATACACCAATTTCTGGCCACCATGAACAGTGGTAGCCAGGATTGGGAAATCTGCCTTGACGGCCTGCACGTCAAACACTTGGTCAGCTGCTCCTTGTGACCGAGGTGAATCGCTCGTAGCCATCGGCTTCGAGTACGTCTGCGAGTTCCGGTCCACCTGTTTCGACGATGCGACCGTCAGAGAACACGTGCACGACATCGGCAGCGATGTACCGCAGGATGCGCGTGTAGTGAGTGATCAACAAGGTGCCCGCGCCAGTCTCTTCGCGGAATCTGTTGACGCCTTCGGCAACGACGCGCAGAGCATCAACATCGAGTCCAGAATCTGTCTCGTCGAGGATCGCGATCTTTGGACGCAGCAAGCTCAACTGCAAGATTTCGAGGCGCTTCTTCTCACCGCCGGAGAATCCTTCATTCAGGTTGCGCTCAGCGAAGGAAGGATCCATTGAGATAGCCGCCATGGCTTCCTTCAACTCCTTGATCCACGTACGCAGCTTTGGGGCTTCTCCGCGAACAGCGGTGACGGCAGTGCGCAGGAAGTTGGCCACCGAGACTCCCGGCACCTCGACCGGGTACTGCATGGCCAGGAACAGGCCAGCGCGCGCCCGCTGATCAACGGTCATGGACAGCACATCGACACTGTCAAGGGTGATGGATCCTTCGGTGACGATGTAGCGCGGATGACCGGCGATGACATAGGCCAGAGTTGACTTGCCCGAACCATTGGGGCCCATCACGGCATGAGTGTGACCGGAATCCACTGTCAGATCCACCCCACGCAGGATGTCCTTGGGTCCAAGATCGGTCTCCACCTGTGCGTGGAGGTTGGTGATCACGAGTGAGCTCATGCTGAGGGCCTTTCTTCGGCTATCCAAGGTTGCGGTTCGGTAGAGATTTCGACTTGGGTGCTGGCACCCACATCAATAAGGCGTACTTCATAGGTGTCGACCCGGGCAACTGCCGGGGGGCTCAAGGGCAGGCCGGTGCGCAAGTCAAATTGCGATCCGTGCAGCCAGCATTCGATCGTGCAGTCAAAGACATCGCCCTCAGCCAGGGAAACGTCGGCATGAGAGCAGATATCCGAGACGGCGAAGACGCCTTCTTTGGTATTGACCACGGCTACTGGCTTGTCGTTGACCATCACCTTGAGAGCAGACCCTTGCGGAATCTCTTCAAGATCGGCCACCCGAACAAAGTCACTCATGGTCGCCATCCGGTGATTCGATGCCGAGACGATTAGAGATTTGGGCAAGCAAGGTCTCCCGCCAGACAACGTTGCCAATTCGGCTCAGGACTTCAGCGAAGAAGCCGCGCACGACCAATTGCCGCGCCAGTTCCAGCGGCAGTCCACGAGACTGCAAGTAGAACAACTGCTCATCGTCGAAACGTCCCGTGGCACTGGCATGTCCGGCTCTGACGATTTCGCCGGTTTCCAGTTCAAGGTTTGGGACAGAGTCTGCGCGCGAACCTTCGGAGAGCAGCAGATTGCGGTTGACCTGGTGGGTGTCTGTTCCGATCGCCTGCTTGCGCACCAGAACATCGCCAATCCAGGCACTGCGTGCGCCGGGACTCATTAACGCGCCCTTGTAGAGCACGTCGCTGGTGCAATGTGGCTGATCGTGGTGAACAAACACGCGCTGCTCAATGTGCTGACCGGACTCTGCGAGGAAGGCTCCCAAGAGTTCAGCCCGACCCCCAGTCGAGAGGTACTCAACTGTGGAGTTGATGCGCACGGCGCCACCAGCGAGCGCGGCCATCGCGCCGACATAGCTCGCATCACGTCCGACGAACACGGGCATGTGCATTGCGTAAGCAGGCGTGAGCTCGCCTTCAAGAATCGTGATGACTGTGAGCTGTGCACCATCACCCACAGTTGCCGCGATGGTTCCGTTGACATCACCAGTCAGTATTTGGCGCAGTACGACTGTTGCTGTGCTGAATGGCCCCGCGACAATCTCCACGTGCTGGTAGGCCAGTGCTCCGCTCGAAGTCAGATCAATGACAATCGGTTCGGTCCACTGAGCCTCAGCTGGAATCTCGATGAGATTGCCTTGCTTCACAGCGGTTCGTGCGATTGCCGAGGGCAAATCAGACGGAATCGCGCGAGTAGGGATATCTGCATTCGGGATGACAGTCAATGCTGGCGATCCCGAGCCCATGACGCTGCCGGCCTGTTCGTCGACAACAAAGAATTTGCGAAGACCTTGGACTGGTGAAAAGCGCCATTCCTCCTCGCGACCAGTAGGCGCGTTGAACTCAAGGGCGTTGAAGGAGTGCACCCGAGGAGAGAGATCCAGGGGTGGTGTGGTGACTGCGCTCATCCGACCGCGCCCTCCATCTGCATTTCTATGAGCCGGTTGAGCTCCAAGGCGTACTCCATTGGTAGTTCACGGGCGATTGGCTCGATGAAACCGCGAACGATCATGGCCATGGCCTCGTCCTCGGTCATTCCGCGCGACATCAGATAGAACAATTGGGTGTCACTGATCTTTGACACAGTGGCCTCATGGCCCATCGACACGTCATCTTCGCGAACGTCGATATAGGGGTAGGTATCCGAACGCGACTCGTCATCAACCAGGAGCGCATCGCACTTCACTGTGGCACGGGAGCCGTGGCAGCCTTCATTGATCTGCACGAGTCCGCGGTAGGAGGTACGACCACCACCTCGCGCAACTGATTTCGAGACAATCTTTGAAGTGGTGTTAGGTGCGGCGTGCACCATCTTTGAGCCGGCATCTTGATGCTGGCCAGCGCCAGCAAATGCGATGGACAAAGTCTCGCCATGTGCGCGTTCGCCCATCAACCACACTGCTGGGTACTTCATCGTCACCTTGGAGCCAAGATTGCCGTCAACCCACTCCATGGTGGCGCCTTCATGTGCAACGGCGCGCTTGGTCACCAGGTTGTAGACGTTATTGGACCAGTTCTGAATCGTCGTGTAACGGCAACGGCCGCCCTTCTTGACGATGATCTCAACGACTGCGGAGTGCAGAGAGTCAGACGAATAGATCGGGGCAGTGCAGCCCTCGACGTAGTGCACGTAAGCACCTTCGTCAATGATCATCAGCGTCCGCTCGAATTGGCCCATGTTCTCGGTGTTGATGCGGAAGTAGGCCTGCAAAGGAATCTCAACGTGGACGCCCTTGGGAACGTAGATAAATGATCCGCCAGACCACACCGCAGTGTTCAGGGCAGCGAACTTGTTATCGCCAACGGGGATGACCGTGCCGAAATACTCCCTGAACATTTCAGGCTGCTCGCGAAGGGCCGTGTCGGTGTCCAGGAACAACACACCCTGCTCCTCAAGATCCTCACGAATCTTGTGATAGACCACCTCAGACTCATATTGCGCAGCTACACCAGCCACCAGTCGCTGCTTCTCTGCCTCAGGGATGCCGAGACGGTCATAGGTGTTCTTGATGTCATCGGGCAAGTCTTCCCAACTGGTGGCCTGCTTCTCTGTGGAGCGCACGAAGTACTTGATGTTGTTGAAGTCGATACCGCTGAGGTCAGAGCCCCAGGTCGGCATTGGCTTACGGTCGAACAGGCGCAGGCCCTTCAAGCGCATTTCGAGCATCCACTCAGGCTCGTTCTTCTTGGCGCTGATGTCGCGAACAACCTCTTCGCTCAGGCCGCGCCTCGCGTTTGTGCCGGCCGAGTCCGGGTCGTGCCAGCCAAAGTTATATCGACCGATTTCTTCAATGGTCGCCGCTTGTTCTGTGCTCATGCGAGTGCCTTTCGCTGGACGAGTGGAACCACGGTTGTGCACACGCCATCGCCCTTGGCCAAGGTGGCCAAACGAGTGACGTGTAAGCCAAGGGCTTCGCTCAAGGCTTGAGTTTCTGCTTCGCAAAGTTCTGGAAATTCGGCCGACGCATCGACGACTGGGCAGTGGTGCTGACACAGCTGCACAGAGTGACCGCCATCGCTGGTGTGCTCGATGGACGCTGCATAACCAGCATCGGTCAGGGTTTGGGCAAGGAGTTCAAGAACTGCGACTGGCTCTTGCCCGCCGGGACCGATGTCCGCGATCAACTTGTCGGCTCGGCCTCGTGCAAACTTCGACACTCCAGCACGGCCTTGCTCCAGCGCGATGAAGCGAAGGGCTTCGATTGCCAATCCGTCATATTCCTGACTCAACGCAGCATGTCCACTAGAAGTCAGACTGAAAATCTGACTGGGACGTCCGCGACGGCGCTCAGGAGTTGGGCCATATGGCGCCCGCTCTGCACCGTTCACGAGTCCGTCCGAAGCAAGGGCAGCAAGTGACTTGCGTATTGCGGCAGAACTGAGTGCGAGCCGCTGGGCCAGTTGGGTCGGAGTTGCCGGCCCCTGGTCGAGCAGACTGCGAGCTACGCGCTCCGCGGCCTCTCCGGGGAATTTCACAACCCCATTGTTGCGTAATTAAGTCGGAGGACAAAACCCGGGGGGCAGATGCCCCCCTCCCCTGCCTATGCTCATGGGGTGCCAGTGGTCGAAATCTCCGATCTCGTCGTGACATACCAAGAGCTTCGGGCAGTTGACGGACTGAATTTCTCTGCAGAATCCGGACAGATCACTGCAATTTTGGGGCCTAATGGTGCCGGGAAATCCAGCACCATCGAGGTCGCATGCAATTTGCGACGCCCCGATTCAGGTCAGGTTCGCCTCTTCGGCTTGCCGCCATCGTCCGCTGAAGTGCGCCCGCGGATGGGCGTCATGCTGCAATCGGGTGGGCTCTACCCCACGGCGCGACCCTTGGAATGGCTGCAGTACCTCGCAAAGCTCTATCCACAGACGGGCGATCCCAGCACTTTGCTTGCTGACGTCGGCATCGATCCATCCACGCGCACCCAAACGCGCCGCCTCTCCGGGGGTGAGCAACAGCGAGTCAAGCTCGCCGCAGCGCTACTTGGCCGTCCAGAGTTGCTCTTCCTGGATGAGCCCACCGCCGGACTCGATGCACTCGCGCGCCGCAATTTGCTCGAGCTGCTCAAGCAGCGACGCAGCGCAGGTGCAGCAATCGTGCTGACGACCCACATGCTTCCCGATGTCGAGGATCTAGCTGATGCGATCACTGTGATGTCTCAAGGCAAGGTTGCGATGCAGGGCACGCTCGCAGAACTGACAGGCACCCAGAGCGCGTTGTCCTTCGGCGGTCCCTTGGGTCTTGACTGTCATGGTCTTGCCCAAATGCTTCCCGCCAATTACGAAGTGCGTGAAACTCAACCCGGAAGGTACGTTGTCTCCGGAACGCCTACGCCAGACATCATGGCGCGCATCACCGCATGGAGTGCGAAACAGGGCGTAATGGTCACTGAACTGGGCATTGGTGATCGGACTCTCGAACAACTCCTGATCGATACCTCAACGGCAGAGACTCGATGAATCAAGTAACTGCGTCCGTGCGAATCCGCGCGCATGCGCGCTGGGAGCTTCGCCTGCTCCTTCGCAACGGAGAACAGCTCTTACTGATGTTTGTGGTGCCAGTACTGCTACTGATTGCTCTTGGCTTCTCAGGCCTTTCGACGAAGAGCATCAACTCTGCAGTTCCCACCGTGCTTGCCGTGAGCATCATGGCCACCTGCTTCACCTCCTTGGCGATCGGCACTGGCTTCGAACGGAGATCAGGTGCCCTTCGCTACTTGGGTACCACTCCCCTCACCAGGCTTGACCTCATCTCAGGAAAGTTCCTGGCGACAGCTGCTCTCACCGCAATGTCAGCTGCCGTCATTGTGGCTTTGGGCTTGGCGCTGTCCTGGCACCCCGTTCTCACCGGATTGCCTTCCGCCGTGCTGGTTGCGATCCTGGCTGCCGCGGCCTGGGTATCATGGGCCATGGTTCTCGCCGGAGTTCTGCGGGCCGAAGCCGTGCTCGCAATTGCCAACGGACTCTTTCTTCTGCTGATCATGTTCGGCGGCGTGGCAGTGGCGACCTCACAGATGCCCGGAACGGTTGGGGCAGTCATTGATCTTCTTCCAAGTGCAGCCTTGGCAAATGGACTGCGTGAGTCTCTGGAAAACGGAAGTTTCCCGGCACTCGCGGTTGTCGTTCTCGCTGTGTGGACCCTGGTCGGCGTAGTTCTAGCGCGCAGGAGCTTTCGATGGGAGCCGTGATCGATCAGTCAGTGTCTGCGAAGTCCGGGTCGAGGGCCCGCGGCATCTACATCGCCAATCTCGTGGCTCAGGGAGCGATCATCGTCACGGGCGCAACGGTGCGTCTGACTGGCTCCGGACTCGGATGTCCCACTTGGCCGCAATGCGTCAGCGGCTCGTACATTCCGGTTGCTCGGCAGGAACAGGAGTGGCATAAGTACGTCGAGTTTGGCAATCGCTCGCTCACATTCGTCCTTGGCTTGCTGGCCATCGCAGCACTTGTCGCTGCGTTCTTGGATCAACGTTCGCGAGTCTCGCGTGGGGGGCCAAAGCGCGGAATACTGCTGCTCTTGGCCGCGATCCCGATCCTTGGCACTGTCGCCCAGGCAATTCTCGGCGGCATCACGGTTCTGACCGGATTAAATCCAGTCACCGTCTCACTGCACTTTCTGCTCTCGATGGGATTGGTCGCGGGCCTTGTCGCTCTGGTGGTTCGCGCCAACGATGAAGGTGACGGCCCCATCACCTTGCTCGTGCGTCACGAGATACGAGTGCTCACTTGGGTGCTCGTCGCGGTGACTGGTGTCGTCGTCGTGCTCGGCACCTTGGTCACCGGCAGCGGTCCGCACAGTGGCGATGCCAAGGCGGAAAATCGGTTCACTCTGGATCCACGGACGATCTCGTGGATCCACGCAGATGTTGTTCTGCTCTTCATCGGGCTCTTGGCGGGACTCTTGTTTGCCCTATATCTCACTCGCGCCCCTCGACGGGTGATCATGACCACCTGGAGCTTGGTAGCGATCACGGTTGCTGAGGCAAGCATTGGCTACACCCAGTACTTCACCGGGCTACCGGTTGCTCTTGCCTTGGTGCACGTGACGGGTGCGGCGCTGATGTGGATCGCAATACTGATTGTGCTCGCCAGCGAGCGCATACGTGCTTCGGTTACTTCGCCCTAGAACACAAAGGGATCGATCGCCACCGCGAGAAACAGCAGGGCCAAGTACGAGATTGAATAGTGGAACAGTCGCATCGCAATGATGTTGATTCCATCCGCCTTGCACCGAGCTGCTCCGAGCAAACGGTAGGCCTCGTAAAGGAACACGCCACCAAGAATGAGTGCCGAAGCTGAATACACCGGGCCCATGTGCGCAACTGGAATCAGCACCAACGAGACAAGCACCATCACCCAGCTGTAACGGACGATGCTCACGCAGACGAACTCCGCAGACTTCAAGACCGGCAGCATTGGAATGCCTGCGCGCTCGTAGTCGTCCTTGTATTTCATCGCCAGCGGCCAATAGTGCGGCGGAGTCCAGAAGAAGACGATGAGGAACAGCACCACGGGTGTCCAGGTGAGTGAACCCGTCACCGCTGACCACGCGATGAGTACTGGCATACATCCCGCTGCTCCGCCCCACACGATGTTCTGCGCTGTGCGGCGCTTCAACACCATGGTGTAGCCAACGGCGTACGCGGCTATCGCCACCAGTGCCAGCACCGCTGCCAACAGATTTGTCCACCAGGCCAGGAAGAAGGCGCTGGCGATGCTAAGCACAAAGCCCTGAAACAGCCCGGCTCGAACGCTGACGATGCCCATGGCCGCTGGTCGCTTGTCGGTGCGGTGCATAAGGGCATCGATGTCGCGGTCGTAGACGCTGTTCAGCGTGTTGGCACCCATGCCAGCCAAGGCTCCGCCGATCAGGACAGCGATGGTTGCCTGCAAAGTGGGCAGCCCATTGGCGGCCAAGAACATCGTTGGCACCGCGGTCACCAAAAGCAGTTCAACGATGCGCGGCTTGGTCAGTGCAACATGCGCCAATATGCGCTCACGAGGACTAGTCCCCGGTAACTGCAGACCCATACTCATCCGCCCAGCCTAGCCGTGGACTCCAGGCTCGAGTGTGGTGCCGATCGCACTAGGGTTTCGCCTGTGAAAGCCCTCGAGTGGTCAACCACAGATGATCGTGCAACTGCTTACCTTCGCGCACTCGCGATGGACGCAGTCCAAAAGGCCGGGAACGGCCATCCCGGCACCGCGATGGCCTTGGCCCCTATCGCCTACCTGCTCTTTCAACGAGTCATGCGTCACGACCCAAGCGACCCCCATTGGATCGGTCGGGACAGATTCGTCCTCAGTTGCGGTCACTCGAGCCTGACTCTCTACAGCGAGCTCTTCCTCAGTGGATACGGCTTGACGATGGCCGATCTTGAGCAGTTCCGTCAGACCGGTTCGCGGACTCCTGGACACCCTGAGCACGGCCATACCAATGGCGTTGAAACCACCACCGGGCCACTTGGCAATGGTCTTGCCACGGCCGTGGGCATGGCTATGGGCGCTCGTTTCGAGCGCGGCCTGTTTGACCCAGACGTTACCGATGGCAGCAGCCCCTTTGATCACCATGTATGGGTCATCGTTTCGGATGGCGATCTGGAGGAGGGTGTCTCAGGCGAAGCTTCATCGATCGCCGGAACTCAGGCTCTCGACAAGCTCACCGTAATCTGGGACGACAACCACATCTCCATCGAAGGCAACACGGCAGTCTCGTTCACAGAAGATGTGGTGGCTCGCTATGCGGCCTATGGATTCGCGACGCACTTTGTGGACTTCCTGCCAGATGGCAATGTGGATCTGCCGGCCATGGCTGATGCGATCACCGCTGCAAAGGCTGAAAAAGGTCGACC contains these protein-coding regions:
- a CDS encoding SufD family Fe-S cluster assembly protein, translated to MSAVTTPPLDLSPRVHSFNALEFNAPTGREEEWRFSPVQGLRKFFVVDEQAGSVMGSGSPALTVIPNADIPTRAIPSDLPSAIARTAVKQGNLIEIPAEAQWTEPIVIDLTSSGALAYQHVEIVAGPFSTATVVLRQILTGDVNGTIAATVGDGAQLTVITILEGELTPAYAMHMPVFVGRDASYVGAMAALAGGAVRINSTVEYLSTGGRAELLGAFLAESGQHIEQRVFVHHDQPHCTSDVLYKGALMSPGARSAWIGDVLVRKQAIGTDTHQVNRNLLLSEGSRADSVPNLELETGEIVRAGHASATGRFDDEQLFYLQSRGLPLELARQLVVRGFFAEVLSRIGNVVWRETLLAQISNRLGIESPDGDHE
- a CDS encoding ABC-F family ATP-binding cassette domain-containing protein — its product is MIVATDIELRAGAQLLLGPASFRIGRGDRVGLVGRNGAGKTTLTKALAGETLPAQGAVHATGSVGYLPQDPRSGDPLELARDRILSARGLQDVLRRMHETSMQMDTTDPDERDRIVARYARAEAEFEGLGGYAVESQAATIAASVGLDDRILGQPLGTLSGGQRRRVELARILFSGAEVLLLDEPTNHLDADSIRWLRKFLSNYDGGFIVISHDTDLLSDTVNRVWHLDANRREIDIYTMGWEAYQTARETDERRRKRERRNAEQQAETLKFQANRMRAKASKATAAQNMLRRAEALLEGVEGARVSDKVAKLRFPTPKPCGRVPLTAQGLSRSYGSLEVFTDVDLAIDRGSRVVILGLNGAGKTTLLRILAQVDVPNTGEVRPGHGAVIGYYAQEHETLDPTATVLEMMKRNSPDLDDTRQRTVLGSFLFSGDDVDKPTAVLSGGEKTRLALACLVVSGANVLLLDEPTNNLDPASREEVLTALRSFEGAVVLVTHDPGAVFALDPERVLLLPDGDEDHWNADYADLVELA
- a CDS encoding SUF system NifU family Fe-S cluster assembly protein: MELDSLYQEIILDHYKHPRGRGLLEQPLGSAHHVNPTCGDEITVQVSKNADGGLEIGYEGQGCSISQASASVLTELLTGHSVADSQAARLAFIELMHAQGQSEPDEEVLGDAVAFAGVAKFPARVKCALLAWMALQDAEIKAGLLSEGEG
- a CDS encoding metal-sulfur cluster assembly factor, whose amino-acid sequence is MNVATEDDVLEAMRDVVDPELGINVVDLGLIYGVSVDDSNTATVNMTLTSAACPLTDVIEDQMRAALTPVVSDFRINWVWMPPWGPDKITDDGRDMLRSLGFNV
- a CDS encoding ABC transporter ATP-binding protein, with translation MPVVEISDLVVTYQELRAVDGLNFSAESGQITAILGPNGAGKSSTIEVACNLRRPDSGQVRLFGLPPSSAEVRPRMGVMLQSGGLYPTARPLEWLQYLAKLYPQTGDPSTLLADVGIDPSTRTQTRRLSGGEQQRVKLAAALLGRPELLFLDEPTAGLDALARRNLLELLKQRRSAGAAIVLTTHMLPDVEDLADAITVMSQGKVAMQGTLAELTGTQSALSFGGPLGLDCHGLAQMLPANYEVRETQPGRYVVSGTPTPDIMARITAWSAKQGVMVTELGIGDRTLEQLLIDTSTAETR
- the sufB gene encoding Fe-S cluster assembly protein SufB yields the protein MSTEQAATIEEIGRYNFGWHDPDSAGTNARRGLSEEVVRDISAKKNEPEWMLEMRLKGLRLFDRKPMPTWGSDLSGIDFNNIKYFVRSTEKQATSWEDLPDDIKNTYDRLGIPEAEKQRLVAGVAAQYESEVVYHKIREDLEEQGVLFLDTDTALREQPEMFREYFGTVIPVGDNKFAALNTAVWSGGSFIYVPKGVHVEIPLQAYFRINTENMGQFERTLMIIDEGAYVHYVEGCTAPIYSSDSLHSAVVEIIVKKGGRCRYTTIQNWSNNVYNLVTKRAVAHEGATMEWVDGNLGSKVTMKYPAVWLMGERAHGETLSIAFAGAGQHQDAGSKMVHAAPNTTSKIVSKSVARGGGRTSYRGLVQINEGCHGSRATVKCDALLVDDESRSDTYPYIDVREDDVSMGHEATVSKISDTQLFYLMSRGMTEDEAMAMIVRGFIEPIARELPMEYALELNRLIEMQMEGAVG
- a CDS encoding transcriptional regulator yields the protein MKFPGEAAERVARSLLDQGPATPTQLAQRLALSSAAIRKSLAALASDGLVNGAERAPYGPTPERRRGRPSQIFSLTSSGHAALSQEYDGLAIEALRFIALEQGRAGVSKFARGRADKLIADIGPGGQEPVAVLELLAQTLTDAGYAASIEHTSDGGHSVQLCQHHCPVVDASAEFPELCEAETQALSEALGLHVTRLATLAKGDGVCTTVVPLVQRKALA
- the sufC gene encoding Fe-S cluster assembly ATPase SufC, whose protein sequence is MSSLVITNLHAQVETDLGPKDILRGVDLTVDSGHTHAVMGPNGSGKSTLAYVIAGHPRYIVTEGSITLDSVDVLSMTVDQRARAGLFLAMQYPVEVPGVSVANFLRTAVTAVRGEAPKLRTWIKELKEAMAAISMDPSFAERNLNEGFSGGEKKRLEILQLSLLRPKIAILDETDSGLDVDALRVVAEGVNRFREETGAGTLLITHYTRILRYIAADVVHVFSDGRIVETGGPELADVLEADGYERFTSVTRSS
- a CDS encoding cysteine desulfurase, which gives rise to MFDVQAVKADFPILATTVHGGQKLVYLDSGATSQKPLCVLDAERSYYEESNAAVHRGAHALAEAATEAFELARRSIAKFVGAQAHDLVFTKNATEGLNLAAYAFSNATAIAQWDAASVDPRFVLKPGDSVVVTEMEHHSNLVPWQELCRKTGATLRWIPLTEEGRLDLSGLEYIIDETTRVVSVVHQSNILGTVNPVRLIMDRAHEVGAIGVVDACQSIPHMPVNIDEVGADLLAWSGHKMLGPTGIGCLWGTADVLSSMPPFLSGGSMIELVQMDATTFAAPPQRFEAGTPVVAQAVALSAAVRYLDKLGMVNVAAHEHALAGYTLDGLSKLDGVRVIGPTSNVDRGSAISFVVEGLHPHDVGQVLDSRGVAVRVGHHCAWPTCRRFGVPSTTRISPYIYNDESDIDAALEGIVAAQAYFGVK
- a CDS encoding non-heme iron oxygenase ferredoxin subunit — its product is MSDFVRVADLEEIPQGSALKVMVNDKPVAVVNTKEGVFAVSDICSHADVSLAEGDVFDCTIECWLHGSQFDLRTGLPLSPPAVARVDTYEVRLIDVGASTQVEISTEPQPWIAEERPSA